One segment of Agrococcus sp. ProA11 DNA contains the following:
- a CDS encoding LysE family transporter, translated as MEHGVVALLSGFALCLGLILSIGAQNAVVLRQGLRREHVGIVVLVCVVSDAILQVIGVAGVATLVAAEPWLESLARWAGAVFIVGFAALSIRRAIRGGGSLEAAPDEPAVAPPLAEQPASAAATTGAAATASTTASRTASTATGAVTTAPVVATRKGKGRMTAFLTILAVTWLNPHAIVETTVVLGSVAGTYGDARWWFLAGGIAASTIWFVGFGYGARYLAPLLRTERAWRILDGGIAIVMLVIAVMLVTT; from the coding sequence ATGGAACACGGTGTCGTTGCGCTGCTGTCGGGGTTCGCGCTGTGCCTGGGCCTGATCCTCTCGATCGGCGCCCAGAATGCGGTGGTGCTGCGGCAGGGGCTGCGCCGCGAGCACGTCGGCATCGTGGTGCTCGTGTGCGTCGTGAGCGATGCGATCCTGCAGGTCATCGGCGTGGCGGGCGTGGCGACGCTCGTCGCTGCCGAGCCGTGGCTCGAGAGCCTTGCACGCTGGGCGGGCGCAGTCTTCATCGTGGGGTTCGCCGCGCTGAGCATCCGTCGGGCCATCCGCGGCGGCGGCTCGCTGGAAGCCGCGCCGGACGAGCCGGCCGTGGCGCCGCCGCTCGCGGAGCAGCCCGCGTCCGCAGCAGCGACGACGGGCGCCGCCGCGACGGCCAGCACGACGGCCAGCAGGACGGCCAGCACGGCAACCGGCGCGGTGACGACCGCACCCGTCGTCGCGACGCGCAAGGGCAAGGGCCGGATGACGGCGTTCCTGACGATCCTCGCTGTCACCTGGCTCAACCCGCACGCGATCGTCGAGACCACGGTCGTGCTCGGCTCGGTCGCGGGCACCTACGGCGATGCACGCTGGTGGTTCCTGGCAGGCGGGATCGCGGCCAGCACGATCTGGTTCGTCGGGTTCGGCTACGGCGCCCGCTACCTCGCGCCGCTGCTGCGCACCGAGCGCGCCTGGCGCATCCTCGACGGCGGCATCGCGATCGTGATGCTCGTGATCGCCGTCATGCTCGTCACCACTTGA